One Procambarus clarkii isolate CNS0578487 chromosome 15, FALCON_Pclarkii_2.0, whole genome shotgun sequence DNA segment encodes these proteins:
- the LOC138365063 gene encoding uncharacterized protein has product MIDEHDPISSESESSGDEDDKSLSDVLLVWVNKYGITHNAIDNLLKKLRKQGHADLPKTARSLLNTVKHIPTETKSGMMYIYLGLEEEMLKTLRLYPKSTIRDLAEISLICNIDGLPIYRSKNESLWPVLCAINNVKPIRVFPVVLTYGSSKPSCGNRPDLNKIMHYGFKNDDKTLSVKLKGVICDAPAKAMMKAIKLHSGYFGCDRCTQEGVWNGRMTYQQVKNLQLRTDEDFRNQSNSQHHHGRSPFCDLNINMVSTFPIDYMHQICLGVMKRLLLAWIRNKNVKLCARQVDEISQRLIQLTKFVPMHFARKPRSLSEVDRWKATEYRQLLLYTGKIVLKGILPKELYDHFLTLSVAISILVSPKLIQLNYSQYAHDLLLYFVLKARELYGKDFLVYNVHCLTHTSSDAKEFGSLDRCSAFPFENYLQQVKNIVRSSKNPLVQIAKRLKEMQHSQRIYTPNTEHKIYTKAPNNAYLLNNETCCQVLDTVSDTDENGDSMFLCRVYSRSIPLFEKPCNSKLIGSFKVLTRNSSMKVIPARKLNRTGMMIETESANTFLPILHDL; this is encoded by the exons ATGATTGATGAGCATGACCCAATATCATCAGAGTCAGAGAGCagtggtgatgaggatgataaatCATTATCAGATGTATTGTTAGTATGGGTCAATAAATATGGCATAACACACAATgccattgataatttattaaaaaaattgagaaaacaggGACATGCTGACTTGCCAAAAACAGCTCGTTCGTTACTGAATACAGTTAAACATATACCTACTGAGACTAAATCAGGCATGATGTATATCTACTTGGGGTTAGAGGAGGAAATGTTGAAAACTTTAAGGCTGTATCCTAAATCAACAATAAGAGATTTGGCAGAAATATCTTTAATTTGCAACATTGATGGTTTGCCAATATATAGAAGTAAAAATGAAAGTTTATGGCCTGTTCTTTgtgctatcaataatgtcaaacctatAAGAGTTTTCCCAGTAGTCCTTACATACGGAAGCTCTAAACctagttgtgggaaccgacct GATTTGAACAAAATTATGCACTATGGATTTAAAAATGATGACAAAACATTGTCAGTAAAACTAAAAGGAGTCATATGTGATGCCCCAGCAAAAGCAATGATGAAGGCAATCAAACTCCACTCTGGCTACTTTGGGTGTGATAGATGTACCCAAGAGGGTGTTTGGAATGGAAGAATGACTTATCAACAAGTGAAAAATTTACAACTCAGAACAGATGAAGATTTTCGTAATCAATCTAATTCTCAACATCACCATGGTAGATCACCATTCTGTGacttaaatataaatatggtgAGTACTTTTCCCATAGACTATATGCATCAGATATGTCTTGGGGTTATGAAAAGGTTACTTCTTGCCTGGATACGAAATAAAAACGTAAAATTATGTGCTCGCCAAGTTGATGAAATTAGTCAGCGTCTAATTCAACTAACAAAATTTGTGCCTATGCACTTTGCacgtaaacctcgaagtctttcagaggttgatagatggaaagcgactgaatacaggcaactccttctctacaccggtaagattgtactgaaggggatcttacccaaagaattgtatgaccatttcctgactctgagtgtagccatttctattcttgtatcacctaaattgattcagttaaattacagccaatatgcacatgatcttttgctgtactttgtgttaaaggctcgtgagctgtatggtaaggattttttagtgtacaatgtacactgcctaacacacacatcctctgatgccaaagagtttggtagtttggacagatgttcagcatttccatttgaaaattacctgcagcaggttaagaatattgttcgatcaagtaaaaatcctcttgttcaaattgcaaagaggctgaaagagatgcagcattctCAAAGGATTTATACACCAAATACAGAACATAAAATATATACCAAGGCACCAAACAATGCCTATTTGCTGAATAATGAAACTTGCTGCCAAGTTTTGGACACTGTCAGTGACACCGATGAAAATGGAGACAGCATGTTCCTTTGCAGGGTATATTCGAGAAGTATACCTCTCTTTGAGAAACCTTGTAACTCCAAATTAATTGGATCATTTAAGGTTCTTACTAGGAATTCATCCATGAAGGTGATTCCAGCAAGAAAACTAAACCGCACAGGTATGATGATCGAGACAGAAAGCGCAAATACTTTTCTGCCAATACTACATGACTTATGA